The proteins below come from a single Coleofasciculus chthonoplastes PCC 7420 genomic window:
- a CDS encoding MutS N-terminal domain-containing protein, producing MSVVALFPNSEFYEAYYAAAKIVSAECDIFLFKKRLGEQLHVPCAGFPKVSLDKFTKILQAKGYTVVVQTELNLDVVNQTSQVLIDDDDSQLDSDVDLIQESIDSLHICYSRLYYYASQRISNRFKQPGKYLLKCKAKEVRGFLEKLNKSLLCWQDANLQELRNPAFHQYLSDLAYIIRLVQYDSNLRQMNLNVLEALQSLYQALIQLIPSDESVQLSLFDSQVTFFEEIKESKFIHKVMIDFEWIPVLAVVGRLLRRFCEKVVTFPACLVSLKSSWRSVFSGRQLSFADIF from the coding sequence ATGTCTGTAGTTGCTTTATTTCCCAATTCTGAATTTTACGAAGCTTACTATGCTGCCGCTAAAATAGTATCGGCTGAGTGTGACATTTTTCTATTTAAAAAGCGTCTTGGTGAACAGTTACATGTTCCTTGTGCTGGTTTCCCTAAAGTTAGCCTAGATAAGTTTACTAAAATACTTCAGGCTAAAGGATATACCGTCGTAGTTCAGACTGAGCTTAATCTAGATGTGGTTAACCAAACAAGTCAAGTTTTAATTGATGATGATGATTCTCAATTAGATTCTGATGTAGACTTAATTCAAGAATCTATTGATTCTCTACATATATGCTATTCTCGCCTCTATTATTATGCATCTCAGAGGATATCCAATCGTTTTAAGCAACCGGGTAAATATCTCCTCAAGTGTAAGGCTAAAGAAGTTCGAGGCTTTCTTGAAAAATTGAATAAGTCTTTGCTGTGTTGGCAAGATGCCAATCTTCAGGAATTACGCAATCCTGCGTTTCACCAATATTTGTCTGATTTGGCTTATATCATTCGATTAGTTCAGTATGATTCAAACCTTCGTCAGATGAATTTAAATGTCTTAGAGGCGTTACAGAGTCTTTATCAAGCTTTAATTCAATTAATTCCTTCTGACGAATCCGTTCAGCTTTCTTTGTTTGATTCACAAGTTACTTTTTTTGAAGAAATTAAGGAAAGCAAGTTTATCCACAAAGTAATGATTGATTTTGAGTGGATTCCTGTACTCGCTGTCGTTGGTCGGTTGCTTCGCCGTTTCTGCGAAAAAGTTGTTACTTTCCCGGCGTGTCTTGTTTCCCTTAAGTCTTCCTGGCGTTCAGTTTTCAGCGGTCGCCAGTTGTCTTTTGCCGATATCTTTTAG
- a CDS encoding IS110 family transposase, which translates to MNKRILGGDICKDRVVCWMLEEKPSHLRNYWKSEVKHRSKDPVEDEMTFYFTKTGISHLLKLKPDAIVLEPTGVHYSWLLSHICQCEGIEVLWVGHCEATHYRKSHKLPDKNDLADALALAAYAHTHWGKTDQFLQFEPGAIVQIRDLYLQMKSLTRVQSPIINRVRQQLCREFPEAAFKNSQPGKDGLSPLWAWLGSVERPGVRRNFYYDRLYERSVAPAYGIEISQFSQRYAELLCQIHGWEHEAEQKLEELIYLSQFKEYNRTFDKFGIGLRPRALLLTHIYPLSKFESLGSFKKRLGMAGDELSSGDRKGWNAGSGSKMCRTELYMWILVAIAPKGNRPHGAIGERLGNFYDERQKRFEIEKNDQGGSNTFGKLIISQTAAYGCKLLFKELKKALKLKE; encoded by the coding sequence ATGAACAAAAGAATTTTAGGCGGTGACATCTGTAAAGACCGTGTAGTCTGTTGGATGCTTGAAGAAAAACCAAGTCATCTACGAAACTACTGGAAATCTGAAGTTAAACACCGATCCAAAGACCCAGTAGAAGACGAGATGACGTTCTACTTCACCAAGACAGGGATATCCCATCTGCTTAAACTTAAACCAGATGCGATTGTGCTAGAACCCACAGGAGTTCATTATTCCTGGTTACTCAGCCATATCTGTCAGTGTGAAGGAATCGAGGTGTTATGGGTCGGACACTGTGAAGCCACCCATTATCGGAAAAGCCACAAGCTACCCGATAAAAATGATTTAGCTGATGCTTTAGCCCTAGCTGCTTATGCTCACACTCACTGGGGTAAAACCGATCAGTTCCTCCAGTTTGAACCGGGAGCAATCGTGCAGATTCGAGATCTGTATTTACAGATGAAGTCTCTAACCCGCGTACAGTCACCGATTATCAATCGAGTACGACAACAACTGTGCCGGGAGTTCCCAGAGGCAGCTTTCAAAAATTCCCAGCCGGGAAAGGATGGATTAAGTCCACTATGGGCATGGCTAGGTAGTGTTGAACGACCAGGAGTACGGCGTAACTTTTACTACGACCGACTCTATGAGAGATCGGTAGCCCCGGCGTATGGTATCGAAATCAGCCAGTTTTCCCAGCGGTATGCTGAACTACTCTGCCAAATCCACGGCTGGGAACACGAAGCGGAGCAGAAACTAGAAGAACTGATCTACCTGTCACAGTTCAAAGAATACAATCGAACCTTCGATAAATTCGGTATCGGGCTACGACCACGAGCGTTACTGCTTACGCACATCTACCCACTGAGTAAGTTTGAATCTCTGGGCAGTTTTAAAAAACGGTTGGGCATGGCAGGAGACGAGTTAAGTAGCGGCGACCGTAAAGGATGGAACGCCGGAAGCGGTTCAAAAATGTGCCGGACTGAACTCTATATGTGGATTTTGGTTGCGATCGCCCCCAAGGGAAATCGCCCACACGGAGCAATTGGCGAAAGACTAGGAAATTTCTACGATGAACGACAGAAACGATTTGAGATTGAGAAAAATGACCAAGGAGGTAGTAACACATTCGGAAAACTGATCATCAGTCAGACCGCCGCTTATGGCTGCAAGCTCCTGTTCAAGGAGCTTAAGAAGGCTCTGAAGCTTAAAGAGTAA
- a CDS encoding helix-turn-helix domain-containing protein, which yields MSTLRLLREEAGLTQIELAKQIPDKTRTRTLSQSAISRWESGQDEPELTVFQMKAFCRALGKSLDELPDDFILRIIDDSEK from the coding sequence GTGTCAACTCTGCGTCTTTTGAGAGAGGAGGCTGGGCTAACTCAAATTGAACTTGCCAAACAGATTCCTGATAAAACAAGGACTAGGACTTTAAGCCAGTCTGCTATTAGTAGATGGGAAAGCGGACAAGATGAGCCAGAATTGACGGTTTTCCAAATGAAAGCATTTTGTCGCGCTTTGGGTAAATCCCTTGATGAATTACCTGATGATTTTATCTTGAGGATTATTGACGATTCAGAAAAATAA